From Rhinatrema bivittatum chromosome 5, aRhiBiv1.1, whole genome shotgun sequence, the proteins below share one genomic window:
- the LOC115091480 gene encoding splicing factor 3B subunit 4-like, with the protein MESLQRSLMANAELLKRDVLLQANSELRHAIRDLQNQARSLPPAPQARELRRRLYEQRLPPPPPPPPPPPPPPPSAKEQQQQQRPEKDEVEEELQLQVAKELRRRLYEQQQRQQQQQQHAAKEQQQQQQQSPPSRPPPRRCEHQHPHHHHHHHHHKPPPPPPPPPPQQRRGGKAHCERLHPCRKHAPFAFEKETRT; encoded by the coding sequence ATGGAGTCCCTGCAGCGGAGCCTCATGGCCAACGCGGAGCTGCTGAAGCGCGACGTGCTGCTGCAGGCCAACAGCGAGCTGCGGCACGCCATCCGCGACCTGCAGAACCAGGCGCGCAGCCTGCCCCCGGCGCCCCAGGCCCGGGAGCTGCGCCGGCGCCTCTACGAGCAGCGCCTGCCgccgccccccccgcccccgccgccgccgccgccgccgcccccctccgccaaggagcagcagcagcagcagcggccggAGAAGGACGAGGTCGAGGAGGAGCTGCAGCTGCAGGTGGCCAAGGAGCTGAGGCGGCGCCTCTacgagcagcagcagcggcagcagcagcagcagcagcacgcggccaaggagcagcagcagcagcagcagcagtcgccGCCCTCGCGGCCGCCGCCGCGCCGCTGCGAGCACCAGCACCcgcaccaccatcaccaccaccaccaccacaagccgccgccgccaccgccgccgccgccgccgcagcAGCGCCGAGGGGGCAAGGCCCACTGCGAGCGCCTGCACCCCTGCCGCAAGCACGCCCCCTTCGCCTTCGAGAAGGAGACTCG